The Tissierella sp. genome segment CTTTATTGATCATTTTATCATCAATATCTGTAAAGTTTACAATATATTTCACATTATATCCTCTATACACAAAAAACCTTCTTAGTGTGTCAAATATTACCATAGGTCTTGCATTTCCAACATGTATATAGTTGTAAACTGTTGGTCCGCAGGTATACATACTAACCTGACCTTCTACTATAGGTACAAATTCTTCCTTTTTCCTTGTTAGAGTATTATAAAGTTTCATTCTATCCCTCCTTCTTTATGCTGAATAACTAATAGTAAATAGCTAAAGACTGAAGCATAAAATCTTCTTATCTTTTAACTATTGGTTATTCACTATTTACTATTCACTGCCTTTGTAATTTTCCATTACATAATTTATTCTCTTCAATATATTTTCCTTGCCAAGTAATATTAGAATATTCACAAACTCTGGTCCGTGTGCTGTGCCTGTTAGTGCCACTCTGGCTGGCATAAACAAGTTCTTTCCTTTGACTCCTGTTGATTTTTGGATTAGCTTCATAAATCCTTTAGCATATTCTTCATCTATTACCTCTATATTATTTAACTCTTCTTTGATAGCGGTTAGAACAGTACCAACCTGTTCACCTTTAATAATCTCCAATGCATCTTCTTCTATGATTTCTACATGATCCTTCAATATAAATTCTACTTTTTCAACTATCTCAGATACTGTGTCTAAGGATTCTTGTACCGTATGAACCAATAGTTTGATCCAATCATAGTTATTTTCTACAAAGCTATCATCTATAAGATTTGCTTCAATCAAATAAGGAATAGCCATCTCTGTAATTTTTTCAACTGATGAAGATCTTATATAATGACCGTTTACCCAGTTTAACTTATCTTTATCAAATATTCCACCAGTTTTTGAAACTCTTTCAAAAGAAAATTTATCAATTAATTCATCCATTGATAGAATCTCTTGATTATCGTCGGGACTCCAACCTACTAGTGCTAAGTAATTGATTAGCCCTTCAGCTAAATATCCTTTATCTCTAAAATCTTCTACAGAAACATCCCCTTGTCGCTTGCTTAACTTCTTTCGATCCTTGTTTAACACAGTAGGAAGATGAACATATACAGGTTTTTCCCATCCAAAGACTTCATATAAATATATGTGTTTTGGTGTAGATGGCAACCATTCTTCTCCTCTAACTATATGAGTTATTTCCATTAAATAATCATCTACTACTACTGCCATGTGATAAGTTGGGTATCCATCGGATTTCAGAAGTACTTGATCATCTATGTCATCTGTATTTATTACAATATCCCCTCTAACTAAATCATGAAATTTCACATCATAGTTTTTAGGTAGTTTTAGTCTGACTACATATTCCTCACCCTTAGCAATTCTTCCTCTTGCTTCTTCTAAAGGTATATTTCTACAAAAACCATCATATTTTGGAACTAATCCATTAACTTTCTGTTCTTCACGTACAGCTTCTAATCTTTCTTTAGAGCAGAAACAATAATAAGCATGGCCCTTGCCAATAAGCTCATCTACATATTTCTTGTAGATATCCAATCTCTCCGATTGAATATATGGTCCGTGACTGCCTTTTTGTACAATCTTACCATCTTCAATAAATACACCCTCATCGTATTCTACCCCTGCCCAATGCAAGGACTCTATTAAATTTTCTATAGCTCCTTCTACAAGTCTCGTTTGATCAGTATCCTCTATCCTCAAAATAAACTTGCCATTATTTCGTTTAGCAAATAGATAATTGTATAGAGCTGTCCTAATAGATCCTATATGTATGAAACCCGTTGGACTTGGGGCGAATCTTAATCTAAATTCTTTCAAAACTGACACCTCCTAAATTAGTTACCTTATATTATATATCACAAAAAAGAAAGTGTAAACCATCCCCCAAAAATAAGTAAAAATACTATATCAAAATTTGAAATATTTCAGATTTTGATATAGTATTCCATAAAAATTATTATTGCAGTTTTTCCTTTTTCTTATAAAATTCGATAAAATTATTTTTTTGTTCCAAATGTGTTATATAGTCATTTTCAGATATTAATGATTTATCCTTTAATATTGATAATATTCCGATAAATTCATCACATAATTCCAACAGCGAAATTTCTAGTTCCATAAACCGATTCACCCTCCATATTTTCTCTGATTTTTATTATTTTAAATCATGCGGACATTCTCCTCTCAGATTTCTCCTACAACTTCTACCTAAAACAACCTAAAGAACAAATAAATAAGCTTTGCATCTAAAAATGATACTACAATAAACACTTAATTGAACAATTAATATTTTGCTAATAAATTATTATATATAGTATTCGATATTTGTTAGAAAATTCCTTCTTTTTTTCAAATATTTATATTTTTATTTGTTATATATTCATAATTTCCTATATTTATGATTAATATATGTAAATTCATTGCATTTGCTTTACATAAAATTGATATAAATACACAAATAGTCCTTTTGGGCTATTTGCATATTTATATACTTGTATATTTATATTTTTAACTTTTCTTTTTCAAATTCACCTTTTATTAAAGGAATTAATTCAGCAGTGTTAACCTCAAGCTTTTCCTCACTACCTCTAATCGAGTATTCTACGATGGATTCTGTTGCTCTCTTTCCTACTGTTATTCTAATTGGTATTCCTATTAAATCTCTATCTTTAAATTTAACCCCTGCTCGTTCATTTCTATCGTCTAAAAGTACTTCTACACCTAATGATTCCAGTTCTTTATATATCTTTTCTCCTAGATCCATCTGTTCCTCATTCTTTATATTTATTACGGTTACTATCACATGATAAGGTGCTATAACTAAAGGCCATATTATCCCTTCATCATCGTGATATTGCTCCACTACAGCTGCAACGGATCTAGAAACTCCAATACCGTAACAACCCATTACAAAAGATTTCTCCTTACCATTTTCATCTAAGAACTTTGCATCTAGGTCATCTGAGTATTTAGTGCCTAATTGGAATATATTTCCTACTTCTATCCCTCTATCCATATCCAATTTTTCACTGCATTTAGGACATATGTCTCCTTCTCTAACTAAAAGCAAATCTTCTACTACTTCACCTGCAAAGTCTCTTCCATAATTTACATTCTTCAAATGGTAATCTGTTTCATTCCCACCTACTATTAGATTTTTCATCTTAGAAATTCTAGAGTCTACTAACAATTTTACTTCCTTTTTTAATCCTACAGGCCCAGTAAATCCTTTGTTAGCCCCAGTAATATCGATTATTATATCTTCTGTAGCCATTTCTAGGTCATGCTCACCAATTCCAAGATGATTACATAGCTTAGTTTCATTTAACTCCCTATCGCCTGGGATAATAGCTATGACAGGTTTTCCTGCTGCATTAAATACTAAAGCTTTTGCAAAATTACTATGCTCAATTTTAAATAATTCTACTAAATCTTCAATAGTTGTAGCACCTGGAGTATATACCTTCTCTAGCTGAAGTTCTTCTGTATCATTATTGTTTATTTCATATTTTACTTCTGCTTTTTCATCAGTAGCTGCATAGTCACAATGATTACAATATGCCACTAGGCTTTCACCAACATCTGACATAGCCATAAATTCATGAGATACTTTTCCACCCATGGCACCAGTATCACCTTGCACTACTTTATATTTTAATTTAAGCCTCTTAAATACTTCATCATAAGCTTCCCACATTACTTGATAAGCTTTTTTCATATTTTCTTCGTCTACATCAAAGCTATAAGCATCTTTCATAATAAATTCTCTACATCTCATTAAACCAAATCTTGGTCTTTTTTCATCCCTGTACTTTGTTTGAATCTGATATAAATTTAAAGGAAGTTGCTTATATGATTTTATTTCATCCTTTATAAGATTTGTGAAATACTCTTCATGAGTAGGTCCAAGGCAAAATTCTCTATCATTTCTGTCTCTTAGCCTAAACATCTCAGGTCCAAAATTTTCCCATCTACCTGTTGCTTCCCATATCTCTTTTGGCTGAATAGCTGACATTAACAATTCTTGAGAGCCAGCTTTGTTCATTTCCTCCCTAACAATTCCCTCTACCTTCCTTATTACCTTGTATCCCATTGGAAGATAAGAATACACTCCACTAACTAGTTTCCTCATCATACCTGATCTAAGAAGCAATTTATGACTTGCTATTTCTGCCTCTGCTGGCATTTCTCTTAAAGTAGGTATATAAAGTTTTGACATTTTCATAATAAAATCACTCTCCTTATATTTTTCAACACAAATAAACCTCTCGTCTCTGCTAGAGACGAAAGGTTAGTTCCGTGGTACCACTCTAATAAATCCTACAAATATATCAAAAGGATTCACTCAATAGTTATAACGCACTACCGTTTAAGCTTTATCGCTTAAAGACTCTGGGGTAGGTTCAATATCAGTGAGGACAGAAGTCTTCCACCATTCAACTTCCTCTCTAGGACCTATAATATTTACTATTTCCCATCTTTGTCTATCTATTATAACACATTATACTAATAGAATTTTACTCTGTCAATTATTTTCTTTTTTCAAGCAAACAAACGCTATATGAAGAGATTCCCTCTTCTCTTCCTTCAAAACCTAACCATTCAGTAGTAGTAGCTTTAATGTTGATGTTCTCTATGGCTGTATTTAGTGTTTCTCCAATTATATTCCTCATGTCTTCTATATGTGGAGCCATCTTTGGTCTTTGGGCAACAATGGTTGCATCAATATTACCAATATTATATCCCATTTCATTCATCAATATGTTCACTTGAGATAAAAGATAAATACTAGATATGTCTTTGTACTTATTATCTGTATCTGGAAAATGCTTTCCTATATCTCCTAGTCCTAAGGCTCCTAAAATACTGTCCATTATTGCATGTACAAGTACATCTGCATCAGAATGACCTAGTAAGCCTTTCTCAAAGGGAATATCTATACCACCTATTATTAACTTTCTATCATCTACAAGTTGATGAACATCATATCCTAATCCAATCCTCATATTATCACCTAATTTGTATTTTATCTGCTTTGAAACAAAAATTCTCTCCTACTATAAAGCATATCTTTATCTTTAAATAATGATTCAGCAAGAATAATATCTTCTGGAGTAGTTATCTTTATATTATCATAAGAACCCATAATCATCTTTACATCATATCCTATTCTCTCTACTATAGAACTGTCATCAGTACCAAAATATTTATCATTTATTGCATTTTCATACCCTTTAATTAAGATATGTTTTTTAAAACATTGGGGTGTCTGAGCGGCCCATAGTAAAGATCTTTGTGGAGTCGATTGGATTTTGTCCTCTCCACTTACTACTTTAATGGTATCTGTTACAGGTACTCCTATAACACATGACCCATGTTCAACTACACCTTCAATTCCATCTTCAATATTTTCATTTTTTATAAAAGGCCTAGCTCCATCATGAGTCAATACTATGTCAGTCTTTTCATTTAATGCTAATATACCATTATATATAGAATCCTGTCTTTCCTTTCCACCTCTAATTATATTGGAAACTTTATTGAATTTATACTTTTTCACTATTTCTTTTCTACAATAATCAATTTCTTCTTCTTTAGATACTAATATTATTTCGTCAATGTATCTGCATTTCTCAAATTTCTCTATTGTATGTGCAAGTATTGGCTTCCCATCAATTGCAATAAATTGTTTGTTAATTCTACTACCCATTCTGTTACTCATTCCTGCAGCAGCAATAATTACAGATACAAAGTAATTTTTATACATCTTATCACCTCTTAGACATTATAGCATAGACTTTTCAAACATTAAACAGCTATTTATAGTTTACCCAAAAAGAAAAAAAAGACCCAATTGGGTCTTAGACAGCTCTATCTATCATTGATTTTGGTTTAGCAAATATCATCCTACCTGCGGATGTCTGAAGTACAGATGTAACTACAACATCTATTGTTTCTCCAATAAATTTTCTACCACTTTCAACTACTATCATAGTCCCATCATCTAAATACGCAAGTCCTTGCCCCAGTTCCTTGCCGTCTCTTACCACTTGAACCAACATCTCTTCTCCTGGTAATACTACTGGCTTCACTGCATTTGCTAACTCATTTATATTAAGCACAGCAATGCCTTGGACTTCTGCCACCTTATTTAGATTGTAGTCATTAGTTATTATCTTTCCCTTAAGTAGTTGAGTTAATTTCAATAGTTTAGAGTCTACTTCCTGAACATCATCAAATTTTTTGTCATTAATTATGACTTCAACATCTAATTCTTTTTGTATTTTATTTAAAATATCCAACCCTCTTCTTCCCCTATTTCGTTTTAATGAATCAGAAGAATCTGCAATATGTTGCAACTCTTCCAATACAAATACTGGTATAATAAGGGGTCCTTCAATAAATCCTGTCTTACAAATATCAGCTATCCTACCATCAATAATAACCGATGTATCTAATATTTTCGGAATGTATCTATTTTGAGTCTTTGCTTTATCCCTAGGATTCTTTCTAATATTACCTAATGAGGACGATATATCTTCCCTTTTCCTATGGGGAATAGTTAATCCTAAATATCCAAACATGCTATACAACAAAATTGATGCAATTAAACCAACATAAGGTATGCCTAAGTTATTCAAAGGTTGAGTTAATAAAAAAGCAATTATTAATCCAACAATTAATCCAACAGAGGATATAGTAATATCATAAGCAGAAAATTTCTCCAATTCCTTCTCAATAATACTGATTAATTTTCTGCCTCTACTAATAAACCTTGACGATAAAGCAAAAAATATAATTCCAAATAAAATTGAAACCCCAAGATTTAATGCTAATGTAAGCCATCCATCTCTGGGCATTGTTATAATTCCCAAATTTACAAATAGAGATAATATACTATATCCTAATAGCATCCCCAGTAGCCCAATCACTACCTTCAAAATCTTTCCAATCATCAATTCACCTCCTATTACTCTATTTATTTCCAATAATAATTATTATAAACCTATTTTATAAAATTTACACATTAATTTTCTTCTATTTCTATTTCTACTTCTATTAATTCATCTTCATCTCCTTCATGGCTTACAGCTTCTATAATTAATTGTTCTATATGTTCTAGATCTTTATCTGAAACTAAAACCATTTCTGAAAGAAGCATCTGTTTAGCAGAGCTTAGCATTTTTCTTTCCCCTGTAGATAAACCTTTTTCCATATCCAGCATCAATAGGTTTCGTACTACAGCTGCAATCTCAAAAATATCTCCTGATTTTATCCTATCCATATTGATTCTATATCTTCTGTTCCAATTCTGAGGCATTGATGATTTATTACCTTTAAGTATAGAAATAACTTTTTCCAGTTCAGCATTGTTGATTATCTCTCTTACTCCTACATCATCAACATTATCAACTGGAACCATAACCTTCATATCTCCAATAGGCATTCTCATTATAAAGTATTTTCTTTTTTCACCTAGAATTTCTTTTTCTTCTATGGATTCAATTACTCCAGCCCCGTGCATAGGATATACAACTTTATCTCCAATATTAAACATTCAAAAACCTCCTATTTTACCTTCTTACTCTATTATACATTAATTTGAGCTGAAAGTAAAGTTTATATTTTATCATAGTCTTATTTCTGTTGTCAATGCTTTTTACTAATATTATGAAAGTAATTATTATCAAATTTTTAAAAATTATTTTTATAAATAATTTATAGAAATATTTGACAACTCCTTGTCCTCATAAGTATAATGAAAATATAGCAAATAACTTTTGACAGGAGTGGACAATGTGAATGACAATATTATAATCACAGATACAGAGTCAACATGTGTAAATTTCCAGGCCGAAGTCTCTCAAGTTCTTATTAGACATAAAAGCATTTTAGATGTAACAACTAAACTTGATGAGTATAATGCCCGTATTAATAGAGCTGTAGCCAAATCTGTAACTTCTTGTGGATGTATTTCTATTCATGCTACTAAGCAAGACTATAGCAATGATTCTTTTGAAGAAATGCTAAATACAGTTAAAACTCATATTGAAGGGAAGATTTGCGACAGTTGTAAAGATGTTCTTTACGAGGAAATAGGTTCTTATATCTTTTACCTAGCCGCTCTTTGCAATACATTAGATCTAAGCTTAGATGATATTATTAAAAAAGAATATGATACAATTAAAACATTAGGAGTATTCAGTTTAAAATAGTAAAAGACGCATATTGTAGATTTACAAATGTGAATTGTAACTTAAAAAACAGTCTAGAAAAAATTCTAGACTGTTTTTAAGTTATTATATAAAAACACTTTTGATCACATCTCTTAATGTTTCCAATTCTATGATCTTTAACTTATTTGTTTTTATTCCCTTCCCACTATTTGGAGCAACATATACCTTAGAAAATCCCATTCTATCAAGTTCTCTTATCCTAGATTCAAGAGATGGAACTCTCTTCAATTCTCCAGTTAAGCCAACATCTGCTATGAAAACTGTGTCATTTGGTATTCCTATATGCTTTACTGAGGATACTATGCTCATAAGTACTGCTAGATTTGAAGCTTGCTCTTTTAACTTTATTCCTCCTGTAGTCTTGATTACTACATTTTTATCATAAAACTTTATTCCACCTCTTTGCTCTATGATAGATACTAAAGTGTTTAATTGCTCTCTTTTAAGACATTCTCCTATCCTTGAAGGGTAAGGTGTAAAAGAATCTGAAACAAGGCTCTCAATCTCAAGTATAATTGGTCTAGTTCCTTCCCTCACAACAGTTATAGAACTACCTGGCATTATATTATTTTGCTCCCGACTTGTCATAAAATACTCTGATGGATTATCTATGGAAATCATCCCTTTATCAGTGATGTAGAAAAATCCCATTTCGCCAGTTGATCCATATCTATTTTTTGTAGTTACTAAAGTCCTTAATTCTTCTCCACTTTCTCCTTCTATAAGGAGAACAGCATCTACTAAATGTTCTAATGCCCTAACTCCTGCAATTTCATCTTCTTTTGTCATTTGTCCAACCATAATAACAGCCCTTGGTCTATTATTATTCTTTGCAATTCCAACTAATTCATTTGCTCCTTCCATAGTTTGTGTAGGAGAACCAGCTCTAGAACTAGAAAATTCTGCAAGAGTAAATGTCTGTATACTATCGATTACTATAAGATCAGGATCTATTTCTTCAATAGTTTGAAGTACATTGTCCATACTGTTATCAGACATTACCCAAACATTAGAATTAATTTTCTCTATGATTCTATCTGCTCTGCTTTTTATTTGAGATTCACTTTCTTCCCCAGAGGCATATAGTACTTTATATCCCATCTTAGCTAAATCATTAGTTACTTGCAATAATAAAGTTGATTTCCCAGCTCCAGGCTTTGCTGCTAATATAGTGATAGAATCTCTAACTATTCCTCCACCCATGACTCTATTGAACTCATTGATACTAGTTACTATCCTATCACTATTGGTAGCTACAACATCTTGCAATCTCTTTATAGTTTTTCTTTCTGTTTTCTTATTACCAGCAAACTCCTTTTTTTCTTGTATCACAGTTTCTTTTAGGCTACCCCAAGAATCACATTCTGGACATTTCCCTAAATTACCTACACTATTATATCCACATTTATCACATATATATATGGTCCTTCTCTTCATTTTATCCCCCATAATATTCGGAAGAACATTTTAGTCCTTCTCTACATTGTTTTAAATACAAGCTCATCATTTTCATAATCAATTAGTATTTTGTCTTCCTTAGAAACATTTCCTCTTAATATCTCCTCTGCAAGCTTATCTTCTATCATTTTCCTTATGGTTCTCTCTAGAGGTCTAGCTCCATATACAGGATCAAAGCCCTTACTTGCAATATTTGATTTTGTATTATCAGAAATGACTACAGATACATCCATTTTTGAAAGACGCTTTTCTAAGTCCTTTATCATTATTTCAATAATTTGATTAACATGTTTTTCATCTAAACTATGGAAAACTATTATCTCATCAAGTCTATTTAGAAATTCAGGTCTAAATGTTCTCTTCAATTCCTCAGATATTGTTTCTTTCATTTTTTCATACTCTTCTTTTGTTTCTTCTTTTCCTGTAGAAAAGCCTAAAACATTTTGCTTTTTAATAGAGGTAGCTCCTACATTGGATGTCATAATAATTACTGCATTTTTAAAATCAACGGTTTTTCCCTTTGAATCTGTCAATCGTCCATCGTCTAATATCTGCAATAGCATATTAAATACATCAGGATGAGCCTTTTCAATCTCATCAAAGAGAATTACAGCATATGGTTTTCTCCTTACAGCTTCAGTTAGTTGGCCGCCTTCATCATATCCAACATATCCTGGAGGTGATCCAATTAGTCTTGAAACTGAATGTTTTTCCATATATTCAGACATATCTATTCTTATCATAGCATCCTCGTCACCAAATAGAGCATCCGCCAATGCCTTAGCTAAATATGTCTTACCTACTCCTGTAGGTCCAACAAAAATAAAGCTGCCTACAGGTTTCTTTGGATCCTTAAGACCTACCCTAGACCTTCTTACTGCATTTGCCACAGCTTCTACAGCTTGCTCTTGACCTATTACTCTTTTATGCAAAATATCTTCTAAGTTTAATAGTCTTTCAGATTCTTCTGATGTCATTTTTGTAACAGGTACTCCTGTCCAATTTGATACTACCTTAGCTATTTCTTCATAATTAACTACCATACTTGATGTCTGTTTTTCTTGCTCCCATTTGGTCTTATTGCTACTTAGTTCTTCTTTGACTTGTCTTTCCATATCCCTTATTTTTGCTGCCTTTTCATAGTTTTGAGTATTTATAGCTTCCTCTTTTTCTTGAGATAAATCTTCTAGTTTTTCCTCCAAACTCTTTAATTCTACAGGTGCAACATAAGAACTTATCCTAATCATTGAAGCAGCTTCATCTATTAAGTCAATAGCCTTATCAGGCAAAAATCTATCAGTAATATATCTACTGGATAATTCTGCTGCAGCTTTTATTGCCTCATCAGTTATTTTTACCCTATGATGAGCTTCATATTTATCCCTTAGACCTTCCAATATTTTAATAGTATCCTCAACACTAGGTTCTTCTACCATAATAGGTTGTAATCTTCTTTCTAATGCTGAATCTTTTTCAATATACTTTCTATACTCATCTATAGTCGTTGCACCTACTACTTGTAATTCACCCCTAGCAAGTACAGGTTTTAATATGTTTGAAGCATCTATAGCACCCTCAGCTGCCCCCGCACCAACTATGGTATGGAGTTCATCAATAAAAAGTATAACATCTCCTGCTTCTTTCAATTCCTTCATAACAGATTTTAATCTTTCTTCAAATTCACCTCTATATTTTGCTCCAGCAATCATCCCTGGTAGATCAAGAGTAACTACTCTCTTATCTTTTATAATCTCAGGCACTGTTCCCTCAATTATTTTTTGTGCCAGTCCCTCAGCAATAGCTGTTTTCCCAACACCAGGTTCACCTATTAAAACTGGATTATTTTTCGTTCTTCTACTTAAGATTTGGATTACTCGCTCTATCTCTTTCATCCTTCCGATAACTGGATCTATCTCTCCAGCTTCAGCCATCTTATTTAGATCAATACTATATTTGGATAAATTAGGTGTATTTGGATTAGATACTTCTGTATTTGGATTTTGCTTAGCGCCTGTATCAGTTATCATACTCAATACAAATTCGCCTAGCTTACTAATATCTACTCCTAATTTTTTCAAGACAACTATTGCTACACCTTCGCCTTCTTCCAATAATCCTAAAAGTAAATGTTCTGTGCCAACATAATTGTGTCCTAGATTTCTTGCTTCAATAAATCCTAACTCAAATATTCTCTTTGTCCTAGGAGTAAACCCTAGGATATCTGATCCATAGTCACCTTGCCCTATAGCTGCAATAATTTCTGCTCTTGCTTTATCTAATGTCACTCCAAATTCCACAAGAGCCTTAGCCCCTACACCTTCTCCCTCAGCTATCAAACCTAGTAATAGATGTTCTGTGCCGACATAGTTGTGTTTTAGACCCTTAGCTTCTTCTTGAGATAAGAGTATTGCCTTCTGTGCTTTTTCTGTAAATCTTCCAAACATTGCCATATCAATTATACCTCCAAACCTATTAAGTTATTTCTTAGAATTTGAGCCCTATACATATCTCTCTCTTCTTTTATCATATCTTTGTGTGAACTTATTTGTATACTAGCTGGTTGAATTTCTACCATTAGTTTTACAATATCCTTAGAATTTATGTTTTTAATTAATCCCATATCACATCCAAGCTTAACATTTGATAAATGAGTCATGGATTCTTCAGATGAAATAATCCTACTATAATTCAATATACCCAATGACCTAAATATTTTATCTTCAAGTTCAATACTTTTTTTGTCCATCATATATTTTCGTGTACTTCTTTCCCTAGATACTATTTGAAATATGACCTTATTTAATTTCTTAATTATATCTTCCTCTTTCTCACCTAAAGTTGTTTGATTTGATATTTGAAAAAGATTACCTAAGACT includes the following:
- a CDS encoding CarD family transcriptional regulator — translated: MFNIGDKVVYPMHGAGVIESIEEKEILGEKRKYFIMRMPIGDMKVMVPVDNVDDVGVREIINNAELEKVISILKGNKSSMPQNWNRRYRINMDRIKSGDIFEIAAVVRNLLMLDMEKGLSTGERKMLSSAKQMLLSEMVLVSDKDLEHIEQLIIEAVSHEGDEDELIEVEIEIEEN
- a CDS encoding PIN/TRAM domain-containing protein, translated to MIGKILKVVIGLLGMLLGYSILSLFVNLGIITMPRDGWLTLALNLGVSILFGIIFFALSSRFISRGRKLISIIEKELEKFSAYDITISSVGLIVGLIIAFLLTQPLNNLGIPYVGLIASILLYSMFGYLGLTIPHRKREDISSSLGNIRKNPRDKAKTQNRYIPKILDTSVIIDGRIADICKTGFIEGPLIIPVFVLEELQHIADSSDSLKRNRGRRGLDILNKIQKELDVEVIINDKKFDDVQEVDSKLLKLTQLLKGKIITNDYNLNKVAEVQGIAVLNINELANAVKPVVLPGEEMLVQVVRDGKELGQGLAYLDDGTMIVVESGRKFIGETIDVVVTSVLQTSAGRMIFAKPKSMIDRAV
- a CDS encoding proline--tRNA ligase produces the protein MKMSKLYIPTLREMPAEAEIASHKLLLRSGMMRKLVSGVYSYLPMGYKVIRKVEGIVREEMNKAGSQELLMSAIQPKEIWEATGRWENFGPEMFRLRDRNDREFCLGPTHEEYFTNLIKDEIKSYKQLPLNLYQIQTKYRDEKRPRFGLMRCREFIMKDAYSFDVDEENMKKAYQVMWEAYDEVFKRLKLKYKVVQGDTGAMGGKVSHEFMAMSDVGESLVAYCNHCDYAATDEKAEVKYEINNNDTEELQLEKVYTPGATTIEDLVELFKIEHSNFAKALVFNAAGKPVIAIIPGDRELNETKLCNHLGIGEHDLEMATEDIIIDITGANKGFTGPVGLKKEVKLLVDSRISKMKNLIVGGNETDYHLKNVNYGRDFAGEVVEDLLLVREGDICPKCSEKLDMDRGIEVGNIFQLGTKYSDDLDAKFLDENGKEKSFVMGCYGIGVSRSVAAVVEQYHDDEGIIWPLVIAPYHVIVTVINIKNEEQMDLGEKIYKELESLGVEVLLDDRNERAGVKFKDRDLIGIPIRITVGKRATESIVEYSIRGSEEKLEVNTAELIPLIKGEFEKEKLKI
- the ispD gene encoding 2-C-methyl-D-erythritol 4-phosphate cytidylyltransferase; this encodes MYKNYFVSVIIAAAGMSNRMGSRINKQFIAIDGKPILAHTIEKFEKCRYIDEIILVSKEEEIDYCRKEIVKKYKFNKVSNIIRGGKERQDSIYNGILALNEKTDIVLTHDGARPFIKNENIEDGIEGVVEHGSCVIGVPVTDTIKVVSGEDKIQSTPQRSLLWAAQTPQCFKKHILIKGYENAINDKYFGTDDSSIVERIGYDVKMIMGSYDNIKITTPEDIILAESLFKDKDMLYSRREFLFQSR
- the radA gene encoding DNA repair protein RadA, producing MKRRTIYICDKCGYNSVGNLGKCPECDSWGSLKETVIQEKKEFAGNKKTERKTIKRLQDVVATNSDRIVTSINEFNRVMGGGIVRDSITILAAKPGAGKSTLLLQVTNDLAKMGYKVLYASGEESESQIKSRADRIIEKINSNVWVMSDNSMDNVLQTIEEIDPDLIVIDSIQTFTLAEFSSSRAGSPTQTMEGANELVGIAKNNNRPRAVIMVGQMTKEDEIAGVRALEHLVDAVLLIEGESGEELRTLVTTKNRYGSTGEMGFFYITDKGMISIDNPSEYFMTSREQNNIMPGSSITVVREGTRPIILEIESLVSDSFTPYPSRIGECLKREQLNTLVSIIEQRGGIKFYDKNVVIKTTGGIKLKEQASNLAVLMSIVSSVKHIGIPNDTVFIADVGLTGELKRVPSLESRIRELDRMGFSKVYVAPNSGKGIKTNKLKIIELETLRDVIKSVFI
- the ispF gene encoding 2-C-methyl-D-erythritol 2,4-cyclodiphosphate synthase; translation: MRIGLGYDVHQLVDDRKLIIGGIDIPFEKGLLGHSDADVLVHAIMDSILGALGLGDIGKHFPDTDNKYKDISSIYLLSQVNILMNEMGYNIGNIDATIVAQRPKMAPHIEDMRNIIGETLNTAIENINIKATTTEWLGFEGREEGISSYSVCLLEKRK
- a CDS encoding DUF1573 domain-containing protein, producing the protein MNDNIIITDTESTCVNFQAEVSQVLIRHKSILDVTTKLDEYNARINRAVAKSVTSCGCISIHATKQDYSNDSFEEMLNTVKTHIEGKICDSCKDVLYEEIGSYIFYLAALCNTLDLSLDDIIKKEYDTIKTLGVFSLK
- the gltX gene encoding glutamate--tRNA ligase, whose amino-acid sequence is MKEFRLRFAPSPTGFIHIGSIRTALYNYLFAKRNNGKFILRIEDTDQTRLVEGAIENLIESLHWAGVEYDEGVFIEDGKIVQKGSHGPYIQSERLDIYKKYVDELIGKGHAYYCFCSKERLEAVREEQKVNGLVPKYDGFCRNIPLEEARGRIAKGEEYVVRLKLPKNYDVKFHDLVRGDIVINTDDIDDQVLLKSDGYPTYHMAVVVDDYLMEITHIVRGEEWLPSTPKHIYLYEVFGWEKPVYVHLPTVLNKDRKKLSKRQGDVSVEDFRDKGYLAEGLINYLALVGWSPDDNQEILSMDELIDKFSFERVSKTGGIFDKDKLNWVNGHYIRSSSVEKITEMAIPYLIEANLIDDSFVENNYDWIKLLVHTVQESLDTVSEIVEKVEFILKDHVEIIEEDALEIIKGEQVGTVLTAIKEELNNIEVIDEEYAKGFMKLIQKSTGVKGKNLFMPARVALTGTAHGPEFVNILILLGKENILKRINYVMENYKGSE